The Sorangiineae bacterium MSr11954 DNA segment TGGGTACGTCGTGGGCGCGGCCCCAGGGATCGACCACCGACGTGGTTCGGTCCATCCCCATTCGGGCGGTGCCGAGCTGGTGCCAGCCGGTCTCCCGGATCTGCGGGGCCACGAACGTTTTGTAGGCGCCCGCGGCCTCCAGCGATTCGCGGGCGCGCGCCACGTGAAAGTCCATCAAGCGGGTCGAGTTCTCGCTCACGCGGTACAGAATCTTCGGGGCGGGGATGCCATCCGTGTCGGTCAAGGTCGGGTCGAGCACCACCCGGTTCGACTCCTCGGGCAGATCTTCGGCCACGATGCCCCACATGGCCGAGTGCCCGAGCCGCGCGCGCACGTTTTCGTGAAAGCTCGGACCCCACACGGGGTTGGCGTGCCCCCATGGCCAATCGCGGGTGGCGCTGACGGGACCGCCGGTGGGCTGCAATCCCCACTTGGCGCCGCGCACGAAGCCGCGGCGCGCGTCGGTCTCGTAGAACTGCAAGGTGTAGATGTGCTGCCCCCACGGCCCTTGGGTGCTCTGCATGTTCTCCGAGAACAAGCCGGTCACCACGCCGAAGGGGTGGAGCATCAGCCGCCGCCCCACCATGCCCGACGCATTGGCGAGGCCCTCGCCGTGGCCGCGGGTGGCCGAGAGCAGCAAGAGGCGCGGCGTGCCGATGCCGTTGGCCGCCAGGATGATCACGTCCGCCCGGGTGATGTGCTCGCGCCCCTCGCGATCGATCCACACCGCGCCGTCGGCGAGGCCGCGCGCGTCGACCGCGATCTGCCGCACCCGCGCGCCCGTGATCAAGCGCACCCCCAGCTCCACCGCGCGCGGCCAGTGCGTGCGATCCGCGCTGCCCTTGGCGCCGTCGGCGCAGCCCCAGAGGCACGTCCCGCGCTGCACGCACGGCTTGAGCGCGCCGTAGGGGCGGGTGGCGATGGCGTTCGAGCCGGGCCACCAGTGCCACCCCAGCGCGTTGTGCGCGGCCGCGACCCTGCGGCCGATGCGGCCCATGGGAACGGGGGGCAGCGGCGGGCCCTCGCCCGGCGGAAAGGCCGGATCGCCGGCGAGCCCGGAGATGCCGAAGGCGCGCTCGACGCGCTCGTAGTACGGGCGCAGATCCTCGTAGGCGATGGGCCAATCGTCGGCCACGCCGTCGAGGGTGCGCACGCAAAAATCCGAGGGGAGGTTGCGGTGCCACTGCGCCGCGAAGATGACGGTGCCCCCGCCCACGGCGTTGTACTGCACCACGTCGATGTCCGACTCGGTGCCGTTGATCGGATAATCGGCGGGGAGCTTTCGCGTATTGGGGTTCCACCCCCAGTCCGCGCCGGCGTTGATCTCGAAGTCGGCGTGCGCCCCGCGCGCTTTGCGGTAGTCGGGCCAGTCCCCTTGCTCGAGCACCACCACCCGAAACCCCTCCTCGGCGAGGCGGGTCGCGGCCACGGCGCCCGCGGGGCCGGCCCCAATGATGCAAATGTCGGCGCGCTCTTGGTTCGTAGGCATCGTCCTCACGATCGAATCGTCATTCGTTCATTGGCAATCAATGCAAATCAACGCAAATTCATGCGCATCGATGCCGATCAATAGGGATATGCGACCGGCGTGCGCTGCACGCCAATCCACCTTCGCTCCGTGAACTCGTCCAGATTGGCGGCGCCGCCCGAGCGGCCGCCCATGCCGGAGGCGCCGGTGCCGCCGAAGGGCACGTGCGCCTCGTCGAGGCAGGTCGCGTCGTTGACGTGCACCATGCCCGAGCGGACCTGCTCGGCGAACGCCAAGCCGCGCATGACGTCGCCCGTGAAGACCGCGTTGGTGAGCCCGTAGCGGGTGCCGTTGGTGAGCGCGAGCGCCTCCGCCTCCGTGTCCACCACCACGACGGGCGCCACCGGACCGAACACCTCCTCGGTGTAGATCGGCATGGTGGGGGTGACCCCCGTGAGCACGGTGGGCCGCACGAAGAGGCCATCGTACGTCCCGCCCTCGGCGATGGTCGCGCCTTGCACCACCGACTCGGCCACCAGCTTCAGCGCGCGATCGCGCTGCACCTCGTTGATCATCGGCCCGAGCCCCACCTTGTCCGAGGAGGAGGGATCGCCCACCGCGATCGCCCGCGTGCGCGCCACCAGCGCCGCGGTGTAAGGTTCGGCCACCGCGCGCATCACGATATGCCGTCCGGCGGTGATGCACGTCTGCCCCTGATAGTGAAACGACGACCACGCGCCCACGGCGCTGGCAAGATCGACGTCGGCGTCGTCGAGCACCACGAAGGCGTTGTTGCCTCCGAGCTCCAGCGCGATCTTCTTGAGGAGCCCGCCGGCTACGCTGCCGATCCGCTGCCCCACGTCGTTCGAGCCGGTGAAGTGGATCATCGGCACGTCCGGGTGACGAACGAGCGCGTCGCCGATCTCCTCGCCCAGGCCCGGCAGCACCTGCAGCACGCCCGCGGGCAGCCCCGCGTCCTCGAAGAGCTCGGCCAGCAGATAACCGCCGGTGATGGGCGTGAGCTCCGCGGGCTTGAGGAGCACCGCGTTTCCGAGCGCCACCGCCGGCGCGACCGCGCGGAGCGCGAGCAGGAGCGGGAAGTTCCACGGCGTGATGATCCCCACCAACCCCACCGGCACCCGCTCCACGATGCTCAACTTGCCCGTGTTGCGCGAGGGCAAGACCTCCGCGCGCGGCGCGCTGCAGAGCGCCGCGGCCTCCTGGAGCTCATGGAGGCTCGCGTGGATTTCATGGTGCGCTTTGCCGCGGATCGAGCCCGTCTCGCGCACGATCCAATCGGCGAACTCCGAGGTGCGCTCCTCGAGCAGCCGCGCCACCCGGCGCAGCACGGCGGCGCGCACGTCGTATGCGGCGGCCGCCCATTTTCGTTGTGCACCATTTGCGAAGGACACCGCCGCGGCGAGATCGCGATCGGTCGCGAGGGCCTGCTGGCCGAGCTCGCGCTGCGTCGCCTTTTCGTAGGAGGCGAGCGTTTGATGGGAGCTCGCGGGGCGCCATTCGCCGCCGACGTAGAGCCTTCCGTTCCATCGCGTGGAGCTCATTGGCTTCCTCCTGACTGGGTCGAGCATGCCTTTGGGCACGCGATATAGGTAAGCGTTTACCCAGTACTGTCATTGCGATAGAACTGTCAAGCATGCTCGAAAAGGGCTGCGCTTGACCTGCAATCCTTCGCCGAATACGTTTTGAACCGGAAAGCGTTTTCCGGGAAATCGAAAGGGAAATGCGATGTCCACTGCGGTCCTGCGCGTTTTGATGAATGGAGTCACCGGCCGGATGGGCTACCGGCAACACCTGGTGCGTTCGGTGCTGGCCATCCGCGACCAAGGCGGGGTGCAGCTCGCCGATGGTTCGCGCGTTCGGCTCGAGCCCGTGCTCATCGGCCGCGACGCACGCAAGCTGCGCGCGATGGCCGAGCGCCACGGCATCGAGCGCTGGACGACGGATCCGAGCGAAGCCCTCGCCGCCTCGCGCGGTGCGATTTACTTCGATGGCCAGGTCACGCCGGCGCGCGAAGCCTCGATCCGCGCGGCCATCGCGGCGGGGATGCACATCTACACGGAGAAGCCGTCGGCCGATACGGCGGCGGGGGCGATGGCGCTCGCGCGGCTCGCGCGGGACGCCGGGGTGAAGAGCGGGGTGGTGCACGATAAGCTTTTCCTGCCGGGGCTCATCAAGCTGAAGCGGCTGGTGGACGGGGGCTTTTTCGGGCGCGTGCTCAGCCTGCGCGGCGAGTTCGGCTATTGGGTATTCGAAGGTGATTGGCAATCGGCGCAGCGCCCTAGTTGGAATTACCGGGCGGCCGAGGGCGGCGGGATCGTGTCCGACATGTTCTGCCATTGGTGCTACGTGCTCGAGCACCTCTTCGGGCCGGTGCGGGCGGTCATGGCCAAGGCGGTGACCCATATCCCGCACCGCTGGGACGAGCAGGGCCGCCCGTACGATGCCACGGCGCACGACGCGGCGTATGCCATCTTCGAGCTGGGCGGGGGCGCCATCGCGCAGATCAACTCGTCGTGGTGCGTGCGCGTGCACCGCGACGAGCTCCTGGAGCTGCAGGTCGACGGCACCGAGGGGAGCGCGGTGGCCGGGCTGCGCAGCTGCCGGGTGCAGCACCGCGCGACCACGCCGCGGCCCGTGTGGAACCCCGATGTGCCGGCGGCCGAGAAATTTCGCGAGGGCTGGCAAGAGGTGCCGGACAACGCGGAGTTCGACAACGCGTTCAAGGCGCAGTGGGAGCTCTTCGTGCGGCACGTGGTCGAGGACGCGCCGTATGCCTTCGATCTGTTCGCCGGCGCGCGCGGGGTGGCGCTCGCGGAGCTGGCCCTGCGCGCGTCGGCCGAGGGGCGGCGCATCGAGGTGCCCAACGAATCCCCCCCGACCCGGCCTTCGCTCGGATGGGACAGCGGCCGATGGCCCTCGCGCTGAACCTCCCGGCGGAGGACGGCGCGCGCGAGCGCTACGTGCTGCGCGAGCCCGTGGAGTGGCCCGTTCCATCGCGCCCGGCGCGCGCGCGGATCGCCTACGCGGCCGCCCATGTGGTGGCCGATCCCCGGGGCGACAACGCGCCGGGCGCGCCGGCGGCCATCGACTGGGATGCGACCTCGGCGTTCCGGCGCCACCTTTGGTCGTATGGATTGCGCGTCGCCGAGGCGATGGACACCGCCCAGCGCAACATGGGCCTCGGGTGGCCCCAGGCGCGCGATTTGATCCGGCGCAGCACCGCGGAGGCGCGCGCCCTGGGCGATCCGTACGAGCTCCTGGCGTGCGGGGCGGGGACGGACCAAGCCGCCGCGGATCTCGCGGATCGCGGCGCCGTCCTCCGTGCGTACATCGAACAAGTCGCGGTGGTGGAGGAGGCGGGCGCCCGCGTGATCCTGATGGCGAGCCGGCAGCTGGCGCGGCTCGCCCGAGGGCCGGACGACTACCACGCGGTGTACGGGGAGCTCCTGCGGCAGGCGCGGCGCCCGGTGATCCTGCACTGGCTGGGGGACATGTTCGATCCGGCGCTCGCGGGCTACTGGGGCTCGCGCGATCGCGGCCGCGCCACCGAGTCGTTTCTGGCGCTGGTTCGCGACCATGCGCCCAAGGTCGATGGCGTCAAGGTGTCGCTGCTCGACCGCGAGCACGAGGTGGCGCTCCGAGGTCGTTTGCCGGCCGGTGTGCGGCTCTACACGGGCGACGACTTTCACTACCCCGACTTGATCCGCGGCGACGAGGCGGGCCACAGCGATGCGCTCTTGGGCATCTTCGATGCGATCGCGCCGGCCGCCGCCGCGGCCTTGGCGGCGCTCGATGCGGGCGACGCCGAAGGTTACGCGGCCGCCTTCGGGCCCACGGTGCCGCTCGCGCGCCGCATCTTCGAGGCGCCGACGTACCACTACAAGACGGGGCTCGTGTTTCTCGCGTGGCTCTCCGGCCGCCAAGACGCCTTCGTCATGCTCCACGGTGCAGAGCGCGCGCGCTCGGCGCTGCACCTCGCGTCCGTCTTCCGCCTGGCCGACGCAGCGGGCCTCTTGCCCGATCCCGCGCTGGCCGCCCATCGCATGCGCGCCTTTCTGGCGACGTGCGGGGTGCCCGCGTGAGCGTCATGCACCCGACGCACCCCATGCACCCGACGCACCCCATGCACCCGACGCACCCCATGCACCCGACGCGCCCCATGCACGATGCACCGAGCGGCCGCCCCGCATCCATCGCGACGCCATCGCCAGGCGATCCGCGCATCGCCGACCTCTCGCTGAACCAATGGACGACGCGCCACTGGACGATGCCCGAGGCCATCGAAGGCTGCGCGCGCGCCGGAATCCCCGCCATCGGCGTATGGCGCGAGCCGTTGCAAGCGCACGGCGTTGCCGCCACCGCCAAGCATGTGCGCGACGCGGGCTTGCGCGTCTCGTCTTTGTGCCGGGGCGGCTTCTTCACGGCGCAGGAGGCCGCGCAACGCGCCGATGCGATGGCCGACAACCGCCGCGCGATCGACGAAGCCGCCGCGCTGGGCGCGCCTTGCCTGGTGCTCGTGGTGGGCGGCCTTCCGCCCGAGAGCCGCGATCTCGTCGCCGCCCGCCGCCGCGTCTCGGCCGCCCTGGCCGAGCTCGTGCCTTACGCGGCCGCCGCGGGTGTCCGCTTGGCGCTCGAGCCGCTCCACCCGATGTACTGCGCCGATCGCGCGGTGCTCTCGACCTTGGCGCAAGCCCTCGACATGGCCGAGTCGTTCCCCGCGGCGCACGTGGGCGTCGTGATCGACGCGTTCCACGTCTGGTGGGATCCGGAGCTCGCCGCCCACGTCGCGCGCGCGGGCGCTCGCATCGCCTCGTTTCAGGTCTGCGACTGGCTCGTGCCCGTGCCCTCCGACCTCTTGCTCGCCCGCGGCATGATGGGCGACGGCGTCATCGACCTTCGAGCGCTCCGCGCCGCGGTCATGGCCGCGGGCTACCGCGGCGACACGGAGGTCGAGATCTTCAACGCCGCGCTCTGGGCAACGCCGGGCGACGACGTCGTGGCCACGGTCGCGCGCCGCTACGTGGAGCACGTCGTGTAGCCCGCTCATCCTCGATCGCGCAGGGCCCTTCGCACCGTCTTGCGCAGCCAGGCGTGCGCCGGATCGCCGTCGAATCGGGGGTGCCAGGCTTGCGCGATGTTCACGGGATCGAGCACCAGCGGGATCTCGAGGATGCGCAGCTTCAAGATGGGGGCGACGTGCTTGGCGAGCACCCACGGGACCGGGACGATGTAGTCGCTCTCGGCGGCGACCCACGCGCCCGCGAGGAAGGCCGGGACCACGAGCTGCACCGTTCGCGTGAGGCCGAGCTCCTTCAAGCGCGCATCGATGGGGCCCGTGGTGAGCCCGCGGCGCGAGATGGCGACGTGCCCGGCGCCGGTCGCAAAGCGACGGGGCGTGAGGCGCTTGCTGGCCAGGGGGTGCCCTTCGCGGACGACGGCCACCATGCGGTCGTGGTACACGGTCTGCACCCGCAAATCGGCGTGCAGCTTGGTGTGGACGCCGACGTCGAGGTCGATCTCTCCGGAGCGCAGCATCTCCTCCCGGACGTAGTTGGGCCCTTCGGCGACGATGCGCAAGGTCACGTGCGGTGCCTGCGCGCGCACCAGCGCGTCGAGCGACCGCCCGAGGAGGACCGCCGAGTAGTCGTTCGCGTGGAGGGTGAAGATCCGAACGAGCGTCCCGAGGTCGAGCCGCTCGTTCGGGCGCAGGATGCTGCGGACCTCTTCGGCTGCGAGCCTCACCCGCTCGCGGAGCTCGAGGGCGCGGGGGGTCGGGAGCATCCGGTGGCCCGCGCGGACGAAGAGCGCATCGCCCGTCGCTTTGCGGAGGCGCGCGAGCGTGCGGCTCATGGCCGGCGCGCTGACATTCATCCGGCGCGCGGCGCCGAAGACGCTCTCCTCCCGGAGCAACGCGTCGAGGGACAAAACGAGGTTGGCGTCCACCAATTGCATGGTGTGCACTTTTAACATGAGCCAAATGCATTCGACGCATTTGGGGCGGGACCCTAGGTTTTCACCGCCATGACGACACCTTCGATGGCGGTGACGGCCGGAGATCCGGCCGCCGCGCCGCGCTCGCTCTTGCGCGCGCTTCTTCCGCTCTGCGCGTTCTTGTTCCTCTGCTATTCGACCATCGCCATCCCGCTACCGCTCCTCCCGGGGCAGGTCCACGACGTGCTCGGCTTCGACGCCTTGATGGTCGCGGTGGTCATCGGCATTCAATCCCTCGCCACCTTGGCCACGCGGCACACGGTGGGGACCCTCACCGATCGGCGCGGTCCTGCCTGGGCCGTGGTCGCCGGCGCCGCGACGTCCTCGCTCGCGGGGCTCGTCTACCTGGCGTCGGTTCCCTTCGCGGCCGGCGCCCCCACGGTGAGCCTGCTCGTGCTGATCCTGGGGCGCCTCGTGCTCGGGCTCGGGGAGAGCCTGGCCATGACGGGCGTGCTCGTGTGGGGCATCGGCCTCGTGGGGAAAGAGCGCGCCGGCCGCGCGATGGCGTGGATCGGCATCTCCATGTACGGGGCGTTCGCGGTGAACGCGCCGCTGGGCGCATTCCTCGGAAAAACGTACGGCTTCGGCGGTGCGGCGCTCCTCGCTGTGGTCGCGCCCATCGTGGCGCTGGGGGCGGTGTTCGCCACGCCCAAGCTCGATGCGTCGCGCGCGGCCGCGGTGCGCGTGCCGTTCCATCGGGTCATCGGGATCATCTGGCGCCAGGGGCTCGGCCTCGCCTTCGCGACCTTGGGGTTCGGCGCGCTCTCCGCGTTCGGGCCGCTCTACTACCAGGCCCACGGCTGGCCCGACGCGGCCTTTGCCCTGAGCGCCTTCGGGGCGGCGTACATCCTGGCGCGCCTCTTCTTTGCCACCTTGCCGGATCGCTTTGGCGGCGCGCGCACCGCCGTCGTCTTCTTGAGCATCGAGATCGTCGGGCAGCTCGTGCTCTGGCGCGCCAGCTCCCCGTCGTGGGCCGCGCTCGGCGCCACCTTGACGGGCTTCGGCTTCTCCCTCGTGTTCCCTTCGCTCGGCGTGGAAGCCGTACGCCGCGCACCCCCGGAGAGTCGCGGGGTCGTCCTCGGCGGGTACGTGGCGTTCTTCGACGTATCCATCGGCTTGCTCGTTCCCCTGGCGGGCGTTTTGGTCCGCGCCATGGGGTTCTCGTTCGCCTTCGTCCTCGGCGCCGCGAGCGCCGCCTTGGCGCTCGCGCTGACGTGGATGGCGTCCGCCCGCGCTCGGACGGGCGCCGGCCCCTAAAGCTTCTGCAAGAAGCTCTGAACGTTGGGCGCCTGGCGGGTGCGGTAGGCGGCGCACAGCTTGATGGCCTCCGTGGTCTGCGCCAGGATGCGCGGCCCGCCGAGGTAGCGCGGGGCGCGGTCGCGGAAGAAGCTCTCGAGATCGGCGCGGTGCGCCTCGTCGCAGAAGGCGGAGCCGGATTGCGCCAGGCGGGCGATGTCGTCGCGCGGGATGCGCGCGGCGAGCGCGTCGAAGTTTTGCTTCACGAAGTCGTAGGCGAGCTGGCGGGTGGCGGGGGCAGCCAGGGCGCCCCAGCGCAAGGTCGACGACTCGCGCGGATCGAACTCCTCCGACAGGAGCAGCGGCAAGCTCGCCCGCACGATCTCCGGATCGCGGAACTGCCCCAGCGCGTACAGGATCTGCGTGCGCTCGTGCCGGTCTTGGGCCTTGCGCGCCGCCGCCAAGGTTTGGTCGAACAGCGCGCGATCGCCCGTGCGCGTGGCGATGCCCAGCACCGCATCGACCATGTCCGCGTCGACCCCTTTGCGCTCGCCGAGCCAGCGCTGCGCGAGCTTCTTCGCCTCGGCCGCCAGCGCCCGATCCTCGCCTTGATCGGCCACCAACGACACCAGCGATTGACGGAGCAGCCGCGTGTCGTCGCTCTCGCCCGCGCGGGGCACGAAGCCCAGCTTGCGCGCGCGGGGCCCGTACGTGTCGCGGATGAAGCGCGCGTACTTCGGCCGAAGCGCCGCCGGGAACATCTCCGTGTCGCGCAGACCCGACACCAGCTCGATCGTGGCCGCCACCACCGCGCCCGACGGATCGTTCGCCAGCTTCGGCACCACCGCCAGCGCGTCCGCGTACGAGACCTTGCCGTTTTGCACCAGCGCCGACAGATCGGAGAGCAGCGCCGTCTTCTCCGCTGCGGAGAAGCTCTTGGACCCGCTGTCCAGGAGCTTGCGCAGCAGATCGCCCTCGTAGTGCACGCGGTAGTAGCCGCGCGCGTCGGCGTTGGCCTCCACCCACGCCGGGCACGACGCGGCCTCGGGGAGCGCCACCTCGCTCTTCGCCTCGGTGAGCAAGGTGCACGCGAGCGCATCGCCTTTCTTGCCCGGGTAGCGCGCGCACACGGGGATTTGCCACCTGGCGTCCGTGCTGCCCTCGGAGCCGAGCGGCAGATAGCGCGCTTGCGAGAGGGCGAGCTTGGGCGGCTGCCCCGCGTCGCACCGCAACGAGGCGGTGACCAGCGGTACGCCGGGTTGATTCAGGAACGAGCCGAACGCGCCGATGAGCGGCGCTTGGTTCCCCTCGAACACGGCGGAGAGGAATTGATCGGCGGTGGCCGTCCCGTGCGCGTACTTGGCCAGGTAGCGCTGGACGCCTGCGCGAAAGACCTCGGGGCTGGCCCATGTCTCGAACATGCGGATGACGGCGGCGCCCTTGCGGTAGGTGATGTCGTCGAACGCGTTCTTGACGTCGTCCTTGCCGAGGATCGGCTGGCGGATGCGGCGCGCGCTCACCAAGCTGTCGTTGCGCATCGCCCGGTCCGTGTGAAGGACGCGGCTCGCGCCCTCGTTCCACTCGGGCTTCCACCGCTCCAGGGTGCGGCTGGTCATCCAGGTGGCGAAGGCTTCGTTGAGCCAGATATCGTCCCACCACGCGGTGGTCACCAGGTCCCCGAACCACTGGTGCGCGAACTCGTGCGTCGCCACCGAGGTGTAGGCATGGCGAAAGCGCGTGGTCTCCCGCTCCGGGCGCGAGAGAATGAGCCTCTGGTGGAAGGTGATGAGCCCGGGGTTCTCCATGGCCCCGCCCCCCATCGGCACATCGATGCAGTCGAGCTTTTCGTACGGGTAGGGGATACCGAAGTACGCCTCGAGCTCGTTGAGTACCTGGGGGGATACTTCCTTTGCAAAGCGCGCCTCGGCCGCTCGGCCATGCGGCACGATGATGCGAATGGGGGTGCGATTTTTTCCTGCGGTGCCGGCGTCGACCACGTCGAACGGGCCCACGCCGAGGGCCACGAGGTAGCTCGGCAGCGGCTTGGTCTCCGCGAACTGAACGATCTTGTAATCGCCCTCGATCTTCTCCGAAACGGAAGGCGTATTGGCGAACGCCTGCTGGTCGCGTTTGACCTTGAGGCGGATCTTCCAAGGCGTCTTGAACCCGGGCTCGTCGAAGCACGGAAACGCCCGGCGCGCATCCATCGATTCGAAGTGGGTGAAGACGTACCACTGGTCGCCTTCTTTTTGCTTGAAGAGGCCGTGTGAGTTCTTGCGCGAGAGCTCACCCGAGTAATCGAGCACCAAGGTGGCTTTTCCGGCGGCGAGCGGCTGCGCGACCTGGATGCCCACGAAGTCCTCGCCGCCCGGGATCACCTTGGCCGGCGCGCCGTTCACCGTGGCCGTGCGAACCTCGATGCCCGAAGCATTGAGCCACACCACATCCGAGGGCGCCATGAGCTCGACGCCAATGGTGATATGGCCGTCGAAGCGCTCCTCCGTGGGCACCACCGTCAAGGTGGCGTCGTAGGCCGTGGGCTTGATCGACTCGGGCAGGCGCAAGGCCGGCGGCTTTGGCGCGGCAGCTCCGGGGGCGGAGGCCACGGGGGCCGGGCCCGACGCGGCCGGTGCAACGGGTGCGGCCTTTGCGGGCTCCGTGGCGTCGTGCGCTTGGCAGCCTGCGAGCGCCAAGAAAATAGCGAATAGGGAGGTGCATCCAATCTGGCGCATGGTCTTTCCTCCATATCGCGCCTTGGATGCCCAGGCGATACCGATTTTCGAACGATTGAAAAGGATTGAAGAAGACGGAGGACGAAACTTTTCTATGTGGCGAGCCGATAAAGCTTTTCCCCAGCGTGGTGAACCACCAGGACTCCCTCGTCCTCGCGCCCTTCGAAGGCCTGCACATCGAGGGTGCGCGGGTCGCAATAGCCGAGGCCGATGCGGTGGCATCGCTCTTCGGAAATGCCGGTCGCCAGGGTGACGCGAATGCGCGGATGTTCGGCTTCTTGCGCTGCGTCATACGTTCCGGCGCCGCGGACGTGGGTGCTGTGCGCCAAGATGGCCCACGGCAAATCGCGAAAGCGCTCCCACTGCGCAACGAAGTAGTCGCGCACGTGGTAGCCCACACGGTCGATCCAGGCGCCGTGTGTGTACGACACTTCTCGAAGATGAGGCGCGTACACGATCACCTCGCCGCCGTCCGCCAGGATCGGCTCGGTCTTGTAGACGGCCTTGGCGGCGGTCCAGAGATCGTCGTAGCGCGCGGCCGGCATCGACAGCACGGTGCGAAACGGGCGCGGAACGCGGACGATGTTCAGCTCCCGCGAGAGCTCCGCCGCCGCCCGAAAGGCCTCTTGGTGGGCGCCGAGCCACATGCCGTGCAGCCGGTCGCCCTCGAGCACCATGGTCAGGCAGAGCACCTCGCAGGGGACGAAATCGGCCGCGCGATGGATCACCCGCCGCACCGGTGTATCGCGCACGCCGATGGTCTCCATGCTGGTGCAGAGCGCGCCCAGCCAGTGCGTAAAGTCGATGATCTCGGGCCCGGCCACCCCCGGAAAGAGGTACTTGGCCCCGCCGGAGAAGCCCGCCACCTCGTGCGGAAAGACGGGGCCGCAGAGCAGCACCACGTCGTACTCGGCGACGAGACGATTCAGGCGCACGGGGATCGCGCGGCTCAAAAGGCCGTCGCTGAGCGTGTGGGTCTCGGACTCCGAGATGACGCCGAAGGTTCGGAGCGCATCGTCATCGTCGTAGCGATGGTTGAGCACCCGAACCCCCGGGTAGCGCGCCGCCCGCTCCTCGGCGCCCATGCCCACCAGCCGCGCGATGGCCGGCTCCGGCATGGGCGGGTGGGTGCCGAGCGCGATCAAGTAGCCGAGCTCGCGCACCCGCGGCGCGAGCTGGTCGCAGAGGATCCGAAAGAGCAGGGGAACGGGCGCGGTGCGCGTGCCATCGGGCACGATGACGAGCACGCGCTTGCCGTCGAGCGGGCGCTCGGCGAGCGCGCCGGCGAGGAGGTCCTCCACCTCGGCATCGCGCAAGGTGGTGCTGGCGGAGCCCCGCCCTCGAAGCGCAGGCTCGCTCACGATCGGCGCTCCATCGTCATAGGGTGGGCCCGCGCATCCACGGCGCGAACTCCGCCTCGCCCAGGCCGAGCTGCTCGCTCTTGGTCGGCTTGCCCGAGGCGACGGCCAGCACCTCGTCGAGGATGCGCTCCCCCACGTCTTGGGGCGACGCTCCATCGAGGATGACGCCGCAGTCGATATCCATATCGTCCTCCATGCGCCGGTAGAGCGCCGAGTTGCTCGCCAGCTTGAGC contains these protein-coding regions:
- a CDS encoding GMC family oxidoreductase, producing MPTNQERADICIIGAGPAGAVAATRLAEEGFRVVVLEQGDWPDYRKARGAHADFEINAGADWGWNPNTRKLPADYPINGTESDIDVVQYNAVGGGTVIFAAQWHRNLPSDFCVRTLDGVADDWPIAYEDLRPYYERVERAFGISGLAGDPAFPPGEGPPLPPVPMGRIGRRVAAAHNALGWHWWPGSNAIATRPYGALKPCVQRGTCLWGCADGAKGSADRTHWPRAVELGVRLITGARVRQIAVDARGLADGAVWIDREGREHITRADVIILAANGIGTPRLLLLSATRGHGEGLANASGMVGRRLMLHPFGVVTGLFSENMQSTQGPWGQHIYTLQFYETDARRGFVRGAKWGLQPTGGPVSATRDWPWGHANPVWGPSFHENVRARLGHSAMWGIVAEDLPEESNRVVLDPTLTDTDGIPAPKILYRVSENSTRLMDFHVARARESLEAAGAYKTFVAPQIRETGWHQLGTARMGMDRTTSVVDPWGRAHDVPNLYIMDGSIWPTSSGMNPTATICALALRCTEHMISERRTQRVPA
- a CDS encoding aldehyde dehydrogenase family protein encodes the protein MSSTRWNGRLYVGGEWRPASSHQTLASYEKATQRELGQQALATDRDLAAAVSFANGAQRKWAAAAYDVRAAVLRRVARLLEERTSEFADWIVRETGSIRGKAHHEIHASLHELQEAAALCSAPRAEVLPSRNTGKLSIVERVPVGLVGIITPWNFPLLLALRAVAPAVALGNAVLLKPAELTPITGGYLLAELFEDAGLPAGVLQVLPGLGEEIGDALVRHPDVPMIHFTGSNDVGQRIGSVAGGLLKKIALELGGNNAFVVLDDADVDLASAVGAWSSFHYQGQTCITAGRHIVMRAVAEPYTAALVARTRAIAVGDPSSSDKVGLGPMINEVQRDRALKLVAESVVQGATIAEGGTYDGLFVRPTVLTGVTPTMPIYTEEVFGPVAPVVVVDTEAEALALTNGTRYGLTNAVFTGDVMRGLAFAEQVRSGMVHVNDATCLDEAHVPFGGTGASGMGGRSGGAANLDEFTERRWIGVQRTPVAYPY
- a CDS encoding Gfo/Idh/MocA family oxidoreductase — encoded protein: MSTAVLRVLMNGVTGRMGYRQHLVRSVLAIRDQGGVQLADGSRVRLEPVLIGRDARKLRAMAERHGIERWTTDPSEALAASRGAIYFDGQVTPAREASIRAAIAAGMHIYTEKPSADTAAGAMALARLARDAGVKSGVVHDKLFLPGLIKLKRLVDGGFFGRVLSLRGEFGYWVFEGDWQSAQRPSWNYRAAEGGGIVSDMFCHWCYVLEHLFGPVRAVMAKAVTHIPHRWDEQGRPYDATAHDAAYAIFELGGGAIAQINSSWCVRVHRDELLELQVDGTEGSAVAGLRSCRVQHRATTPRPVWNPDVPAAEKFREGWQEVPDNAEFDNAFKAQWELFVRHVVEDAPYAFDLFAGARGVALAELALRASAEGRRIEVPNESPPTRPSLGWDSGRWPSR
- a CDS encoding dihydrodipicolinate synthase family protein, which codes for MALALNLPAEDGARERYVLREPVEWPVPSRPARARIAYAAAHVVADPRGDNAPGAPAAIDWDATSAFRRHLWSYGLRVAEAMDTAQRNMGLGWPQARDLIRRSTAEARALGDPYELLACGAGTDQAAADLADRGAVLRAYIEQVAVVEEAGARVILMASRQLARLARGPDDYHAVYGELLRQARRPVILHWLGDMFDPALAGYWGSRDRGRATESFLALVRDHAPKVDGVKVSLLDREHEVALRGRLPAGVRLYTGDDFHYPDLIRGDEAGHSDALLGIFDAIAPAAAAALAALDAGDAEGYAAAFGPTVPLARRIFEAPTYHYKTGLVFLAWLSGRQDAFVMLHGAERARSALHLASVFRLADAAGLLPDPALAAHRMRAFLATCGVPA
- a CDS encoding TIM barrel protein; this encodes MHPTHPMHPTHPMHPTHPMHPTRPMHDAPSGRPASIATPSPGDPRIADLSLNQWTTRHWTMPEAIEGCARAGIPAIGVWREPLQAHGVAATAKHVRDAGLRVSSLCRGGFFTAQEAAQRADAMADNRRAIDEAAALGAPCLVLVVGGLPPESRDLVAARRRVSAALAELVPYAAAAGVRLALEPLHPMYCADRAVLSTLAQALDMAESFPAAHVGVVIDAFHVWWDPELAAHVARAGARIASFQVCDWLVPVPSDLLLARGMMGDGVIDLRALRAAVMAAGYRGDTEVEIFNAALWATPGDDVVATVARRYVEHVV
- a CDS encoding LysR family transcriptional regulator: MQLVDANLVLSLDALLREESVFGAARRMNVSAPAMSRTLARLRKATGDALFVRAGHRMLPTPRALELRERVRLAAEEVRSILRPNERLDLGTLVRIFTLHANDYSAVLLGRSLDALVRAQAPHVTLRIVAEGPNYVREEMLRSGEIDLDVGVHTKLHADLRVQTVYHDRMVAVVREGHPLASKRLTPRRFATGAGHVAISRRGLTTGPIDARLKELGLTRTVQLVVPAFLAGAWVAAESDYIVPVPWVLAKHVAPILKLRILEIPLVLDPVNIAQAWHPRFDGDPAHAWLRKTVRRALRDRG